Part of the Kitasatospora sp. NBC_00374 genome is shown below.
CGCCGAGCACGGACGGTGCCGACGACTCCACCGCGACCGTGCCCGACCCCGGGGAGCAGAGCGACTGGAACCTCGCCATGATCGGCGCCACCGAGTCGCAGAGCCGGTTCGCCGCGCTGCTCCGCGCCCCCGGCCTGGCCCAGAGCGCCGCCCGGACCCCCGACGCGCCGCCGCTGCCCAATGCCCCGGCACTGCACGGCGTCCTGGTCGCGGTGCTCGACTCCGGGGTCGACGACACCCATCCGGACCTGCGCTCCGCCGTCGACCCCCAGGCCTCGGTCTCCTGCGCCGACGGCAGGCCCGACGCCCGGTACGGCTCCTGGCGGCCCGACCCCGGGGTGGCCGAGAGCGGACACGGCACCCATGTGGCCGGCATCGTCGGCGCGGCCCGCGACGGCCACGGCGTCACCGGTGTCGCCCCCGGGGTGCGGATCGCCGCCGTCCGGCTGCTCGGGCCGCTCGGCCAGTACTACACGGAGAACATCGTCTGCGGGATGCTCTGGTCCGCCGACCACGGCGCCAAGGCCGTCAACGACAGCTACTTCGCCGACCCGTGGAAGTACAACTGCCCACAGGACGAGGACCAGGCGGCGCTGGCCGCCGCCGTCGGCCGGGCCGTGGCCTACGCCCAGCGGAAGGGCGCCGTGGTGGTCGCCTCGGCCGGCAACGACAGCCAGGACCTGACCGCTCCCCGGCCCGACCGGCGCAGCCCCAACGACCGGCTCTCCGGCCCCGGCGAGGACCGGCTGCTCGGCAGCGAGTGCATCCGGCTGCCCGGCGAACTCCCCGGGGTGCTGACCGTGAGCGCCGTGGACCGCCGGGGCCTGCCCGCCGGCTACTCCAACTACGGGCGCGGCCGGATCTCGATCGCGGCCCCGGGCGGCGACCCGGACGGGGGCACCCAGGGCGCGGTGGTCTCCGACTGGCCCGGCGGCCAGTACGCCGCCCTGGCCGGCACCTCGATGTCGGCCGCGCACGTCACCGGCGCGGTGGCGGTGGCGGTGGCGGCCCACCCCGACTGGGGCCCGGACGAGGTGGTCGCCCGGCTGGCGGCGGCCGCCGCGGCCGGCTGCCAGCGTGCCGCGGCCGTCTGCGCGGACCCGTCGTACCGCGAGTACTACGGCGCCGGGGTGCTGGTCCTGCCCGACTGACGGCCGCCCGGTCCCGGGCCCCGGGCCGCCGGAGCCCGGAGAAAACCGGAGGCGGCCGCGGGGTGGGCCGGTGCAGGATCGAGCGGTGTCCGTACACCTGACGACCGAACGGCTGCTGCTCCGCCGCTTCACCGCCGCCGACGTCGACCTGCTGGTGGAGCTGGACTCCGACCCGCAGGTGATGCGCTACCTGACCGGCGGCACGCCCACCCCGCGCGAGGTGGTGGAGCGGGAACTGCTGCCCCGGTACCTCGACGCGTACCGCCGCCACCCGTCCTTCGGCCACTGGGCCGCGATCGAGCGGGCCGGCGGGGAGTTCCTGGGCTGGTTCGAGTTCCGACCGCACCGGGACGGGCCGCCCGGCGAGGTCGAGCTCGGCTACCGTCTGCGGCGGGCCGCCTGGGGGCGGGGGTACGCCACCGAGGGCTCGCGTGCACTGGTCCGGCACGGCTTCACCGCACTGGGGGTCGACCGGGTCTTCGCCACCACCATGGCGGTCAACCTCGGCTCCCGGCGGGTGATGGAGAAGGCGGGGCTGCGGCTCGTCCGCACGTTCCACGAGGACTGGCCCGAACCGGTCGAGGGAGCCGAGCACGGCGAGGTGGAGTACGCCCTGGAACGGGCGGACCGGCAGCCGTAGGAATCCCGGCCGGTCGCCGGGACGGTTTGGGATACTGGCGGCATGAGGCTGACGGAGTTCTGGCGACGGATGCACGAGCACTTCGGCGAGGTGTACGCCGAGTCGTTCGCGCAGGACCACCTGATGAGCGAACTCGGCGGCCGGACGGTCAACCAGGCGCTGGCGGCGGGCTGGGAGGCCAAGGACGTCTGGCGGGTGGTCTGCCGGACGCAGGGCGTGTCCGCGCTGCTGCGCTGACCGGACGGGCTGACCGGAGGGGCAGGGCCGGGGCGCCGACGCACCCGGGGCGCCCGGTCCGTCCGGTTCGCCCCGGTTCATGGGTGAGACTGGCCCGGTGGTCAGCAGCGCAGAACCCCAGACGAAGGACCCGGCCCCCGCACGTCGAGCCCCCGCAGGCCGTACCCGGCTGACCGGCGGTGCGATGCCCAGGTGGCTGCCCCGGGCGATGGTGCTGGCCCTGGTGCTGGTCGGGCTGTTCAAGCTCGCCGACTGGGCCTTCCACCAGTTGATCGACCTGTTCGTGATGCTGCTGGTGTCCTTCTTCCTCTCGCTGGCGATGGAACCCGCGGTGGACCGGATGGCCGCCCGCGGGGTGCGCCGAGGGCTGGGCACCTTCCTGGTGTTCATCGGCCTGGCGGTGGCGGTGGCCGGCTTCCTGACCGCCCTCGGCACGCTGCTCGTCGACCAGGTCACCCAGATCGCCGGCCGGCTGCCGCACCTGCTCGACAATCTGATCGGCTGGGTCAACCGGACCTTTCACCAGGACTTCTCCCTGGACCAGCTCCAGCACCAGGTGCTGCAGGACTCCGGCACCATCGAGAAGTACGCCCAGCAGGCCGCCGACAACGTGTGGGGCGTCTCCAGCACGGTGATCGGCGGCCTGTTCCAGGCCTTCACCGTCGGGCTGTTCACCTTCTACTTCACCGCCGACGGGCCCCGGGTGCGCCGGACGGTCTGCTCGCTGCTGCCTCCGGACAAGCAGGGCGAGGTGCTGCGGGCCTGGGAGATCGCACTGGCGAAGACCGGTGGCTACCTCTACTCCCGGGCGCTGCTGGCGCTGGTGTCCACCGTGGCGCACTGGATCGTGTTCCAGATCCTCGACCTGCCCTACGCCATCGCGCTGGGCATCTGGGTCGGTGTGATGTCGCAGTTCGTCCCGACCATCGGCACGTACATCGCCGGTGCGCTGCCCGTCCTGGTGGCGCTGACCGTCCAGCCGTCGGACGCGTTCTGGGTGCTGGCCTTCGTCATCGTCTACCAGCAGATCGAGAACTACCTGCTGCATCCGCGGATCACCGCGCGGACGGTGGACGTGCACCCGGCGGTGGCCTTCGGTTCGGTGATCGCCGGGGCGGCGCTGCTGGGCGCGGTGGGCGCGCTGATCGCCATCCCGGCCGCGGCCACCCTGCAGGGCTTCGTGGGCACGTACGTGCGCCGCTACGAGGTGACCACCGACCCGCGGATCGACCGCGGGAAGGCCTGGCGGGAGCGGCGCCGACTGGCCGCCCGCCGGCTGCGGCGGATGGTGGGCGCGCCGGAGGCGGACGAGGGGGAGCCGGGTGGGCGCGAGTCGCGTGAGTCGGACGAGCGGGAGCGGGTGGACCGCGGGTCGGACCGGCGCGGGCGCGTGGAGCGTGCGCCGCAGGGTCGGGGCCGGGACGGCTATGGGACCGGTGATTGCGCAGGTCAGGGCGGGGCCGGGAAGCAGGGGTAGGGATCCCTGCGGGAATCGAACATTCGTTCCCTATACTCAATGGCGGCGAGTTTTCCACAGGCCGAGCCCGATCGGGGCCGATTGTCAGTGGGACGCGCTAGCGTCGATGACGATGAAGCGCACAGCACAGAACCCGAGGGTGGAAGCCATGGCAGCAACGGACCGCGAGAAGGCTCTTGAGACCGCGCTCGCCCAGATCGAGCGGCAGTTCGGCAAGGGCTCGGTGATGCGCCTCGGCGACCAGGCCCGCAGCCCGATCGACGTGATCCCGACCGGATCCACCGCGCTGGACGTCGCGCTCGGCGTCGGCGGCATCCCGCGCGGCCGGGTGGTCGAGATCTACGGCCCGGAGTCCTCCGGCAAGACCACGCTGACCCTGCACCTGGCCGCCAACGCCCAGCGGCTCGGCGGCACCGTCGCGTTCGTCGACGCGGAGCACGCGCTCGACCCGGAGTACGCCCGCAAGCTCGGCGTGGACACCGACGCCCTGCTGGTCAGCCAGCCGGACACCGGTGAGCAGGCGCTGGAGATCACCGACATGCTGATCCGCTCCGGCGCGATCGACCTGGTGATCATCGACTCGGTGGCGGCGCTCGTGCCGCGCGCGGAGATCGAGGGCGAGATGGGCGACTCGCACGTCGGTCTGCAGGCC
Proteins encoded:
- a CDS encoding AI-2E family transporter, with the protein product MVSSAEPQTKDPAPARRAPAGRTRLTGGAMPRWLPRAMVLALVLVGLFKLADWAFHQLIDLFVMLLVSFFLSLAMEPAVDRMAARGVRRGLGTFLVFIGLAVAVAGFLTALGTLLVDQVTQIAGRLPHLLDNLIGWVNRTFHQDFSLDQLQHQVLQDSGTIEKYAQQAADNVWGVSSTVIGGLFQAFTVGLFTFYFTADGPRVRRTVCSLLPPDKQGEVLRAWEIALAKTGGYLYSRALLALVSTVAHWIVFQILDLPYAIALGIWVGVMSQFVPTIGTYIAGALPVLVALTVQPSDAFWVLAFVIVYQQIENYLLHPRITARTVDVHPAVAFGSVIAGAALLGAVGALIAIPAAATLQGFVGTYVRRYEVTTDPRIDRGKAWRERRRLAARRLRRMVGAPEADEGEPGGRESRESDERERVDRGSDRRGRVERAPQGRGRDGYGTGDCAGQGGAGKQG
- a CDS encoding S8 family serine peptidase, producing MEQVSPPGGTARHHRGPARILMVMLLTALLLGGAVPYVSGPARGYLSYLVLADRQDAAGAELAAEQARAAGGLVLQDYPQIGVVLAYATGAFAERLRGRPGVAAVGATRTTPVPGPPRPLRGAGSFAPSTDGADDSTATVPDPGEQSDWNLAMIGATESQSRFAALLRAPGLAQSAARTPDAPPLPNAPALHGVLVAVLDSGVDDTHPDLRSAVDPQASVSCADGRPDARYGSWRPDPGVAESGHGTHVAGIVGAARDGHGVTGVAPGVRIAAVRLLGPLGQYYTENIVCGMLWSADHGAKAVNDSYFADPWKYNCPQDEDQAALAAAVGRAVAYAQRKGAVVVASAGNDSQDLTAPRPDRRSPNDRLSGPGEDRLLGSECIRLPGELPGVLTVSAVDRRGLPAGYSNYGRGRISIAAPGGDPDGGTQGAVVSDWPGGQYAALAGTSMSAAHVTGAVAVAVAAHPDWGPDEVVARLAAAAAAGCQRAAAVCADPSYREYYGAGVLVLPD
- a CDS encoding DUF3046 domain-containing protein, which gives rise to MRLTEFWRRMHEHFGEVYAESFAQDHLMSELGGRTVNQALAAGWEAKDVWRVVCRTQGVSALLR
- a CDS encoding GNAT family N-acetyltransferase, translating into MSVHLTTERLLLRRFTAADVDLLVELDSDPQVMRYLTGGTPTPREVVERELLPRYLDAYRRHPSFGHWAAIERAGGEFLGWFEFRPHRDGPPGEVELGYRLRRAAWGRGYATEGSRALVRHGFTALGVDRVFATTMAVNLGSRRVMEKAGLRLVRTFHEDWPEPVEGAEHGEVEYALERADRQP